One Streptomyces fagopyri DNA window includes the following coding sequences:
- a CDS encoding ATP-grasp domain-containing protein, whose product MASRVRVWLNRTYAENVFFMDQLRSNPQRRGVEIHATHGDPDSPVLAAADTAAMEPDGLSPAAYVEYALDQCARHSVDVFVPVLHQQAIVAHRADFAAAGTALLAPSVEAVAVFQDKATAYQAVQAVGVPVPPWWRVRTPEDLVAAVEALEADGHQTCFKPAAGAGGVGFRVLTRTPFSMMHLNGFPSPYVPLDLVVEAMRQADEPVDWLVMPRLAEPEVSVDCLTGPDGRVRMAVGRTKNGRRRGFTLHPSWIEPARLIAEAFGLHYLTNIQFRMFGDEPVLMDVNTRPAGGLHQLAQCGVNAPWAAVQLALGEETGELVPSALAPDYTVVAGPRPVRPVSLPQQRTDAPAPALTPTLPAVPAPAAEVSTAPAAAPASAAASAGASSAAVAPA is encoded by the coding sequence ATGGCCTCTCGCGTACGCGTCTGGCTCAACCGCACGTACGCGGAGAACGTGTTCTTCATGGACCAGCTGCGAAGTAATCCGCAGCGCCGCGGGGTCGAGATCCATGCCACGCACGGTGATCCCGACTCCCCCGTGCTGGCGGCGGCGGACACCGCGGCCATGGAGCCGGACGGTCTCTCCCCCGCCGCCTATGTCGAGTACGCGCTCGACCAGTGCGCGCGGCACTCCGTCGACGTGTTCGTGCCGGTCCTGCACCAGCAGGCGATCGTGGCGCACCGCGCGGATTTCGCCGCGGCCGGTACGGCGCTGCTGGCGCCGTCCGTCGAGGCCGTGGCCGTCTTCCAGGACAAGGCGACCGCGTACCAGGCGGTACAGGCCGTGGGCGTACCGGTGCCCCCGTGGTGGCGGGTGCGTACCCCGGAGGACCTGGTGGCGGCGGTCGAGGCGCTGGAGGCCGACGGTCACCAAACCTGCTTCAAGCCGGCGGCGGGCGCGGGCGGGGTGGGCTTCCGCGTCCTGACGCGGACCCCCTTCTCGATGATGCACCTCAACGGCTTCCCGAGCCCGTACGTGCCGCTCGACCTGGTGGTGGAGGCGATGCGGCAGGCCGACGAGCCCGTCGACTGGCTGGTCATGCCGCGCCTGGCGGAGCCCGAGGTGTCCGTGGACTGTCTGACCGGGCCGGACGGCCGGGTCCGCATGGCGGTGGGGCGCACCAAGAACGGGCGTCGCCGGGGCTTCACGCTCCACCCCTCGTGGATCGAGCCGGCGCGGCTGATCGCGGAGGCGTTCGGGCTGCACTATCTGACGAACATCCAGTTCCGTATGTTCGGCGACGAGCCGGTACTGATGGACGTCAACACCCGTCCGGCGGGCGGCCTGCACCAGTTGGCCCAGTGCGGTGTCAACGCCCCGTGGGCAGCGGTGCAGTTGGCTCTCGGTGAGGAGACGGGCGAGCTGGTGCCGTCGGCGCTCGCACCGGACTACACCGTGGTGGCGGGGCCCCGCCCGGTGCGCCCGGTGTCGCTGCCGCAGCAGCGTACCGACGCTCCCGCGCCCGCCCTCACGCCCACGCTTCCGGCGGTCCCGGCCCCGGCGGCGGAGGTCAGCACGGCACCGGCCGCGGCACCCGCGTCGGCCGCCGCGTCCGCGGGGGCGAGCAGCGCCGCCGTCGCTCCCGCCTGA
- a CDS encoding carbohydrate binding domain-containing protein, whose product MRITDLGRSRRRFFALLGTAALALAGAVALPTTAQAANILSNPGFESGGLSPWSCTGNLDSVVSSPVHGGSKALAGAVSSSDNAQCSQTVSVQPNTTYSLSGWVRGSYVYLGVDGGASTWTTSPSAYSQLSVSFTTGASQTSAKIYVHGWYAQGTYYADDISLDGPGGGGGGSDTQAPTTPTNLTSTSKTSSSVSLSWGASSDNVGVSAYDVYSGSNQVLSVSGTSATVSGLSPSTAYTFTVKARDAAGNTSAASNSVSVTTSAGGGGGAGFKQAAPYLFEGWGDPPNPATVMSATGVKWFTMAFVLDSGGCNPTWDGSRPLTGGVDQTAINQIRSAGGDIVPSFGGWQGSKLGANCSSASALTGALQKVIDAYGLKAIDMDIENTDEFENEAVQAKILTALKTVKANNPGLRTIVTFGTSTTGPTYYGNRLIEQAQSLNANIDVFTIMPFDFGGGSDMYGNTVNATEGLKAKLKSTFGWDDATTYSHIGISGMNGLSDQQETTTPAIWTSIRDWANSHHIARLAYWAVNRDRSCPGGGVVSNCSGISQSTWQFTSITAGFTG is encoded by the coding sequence GTGCGCATCACCGACCTCGGACGTTCCAGACGTCGCTTCTTCGCTCTGCTCGGCACCGCCGCCCTGGCCCTGGCCGGGGCGGTCGCCCTCCCCACCACGGCCCAGGCGGCCAACATCCTCTCCAACCCCGGCTTCGAGTCGGGCGGCCTCTCCCCCTGGTCCTGCACCGGGAACCTCGACTCGGTCGTCTCCAGTCCCGTGCACGGAGGCTCCAAGGCCCTCGCGGGCGCGGTGAGTTCGAGTGACAACGCCCAGTGCAGCCAGACCGTCTCGGTACAGCCCAACACCACGTACAGCCTCTCGGGCTGGGTGCGCGGCAGCTATGTCTACCTCGGTGTGGACGGCGGTGCCTCGACCTGGACCACGTCCCCGTCGGCGTACAGCCAACTGTCCGTGTCCTTCACCACGGGCGCCTCGCAGACCAGTGCCAAGATCTATGTCCACGGCTGGTACGCGCAGGGCACCTACTACGCCGACGACATCAGCCTCGACGGTCCGGGCGGCGGCGGAGGCGGCTCCGACACCCAGGCGCCGACCACACCGACGAACCTGACATCGACCAGCAAGACCTCTTCGAGCGTGTCGCTGTCGTGGGGCGCGTCGAGCGACAACGTCGGCGTCAGCGCGTACGACGTCTACAGCGGTTCCAACCAGGTGCTCAGCGTCTCCGGCACCAGCGCGACGGTCAGCGGGCTGTCGCCGAGCACGGCGTACACCTTCACGGTGAAGGCACGGGACGCGGCCGGGAACACCTCCGCCGCCTCCAACTCCGTGAGCGTGACCACGAGCGCGGGCGGGGGCGGTGGCGCCGGCTTCAAGCAGGCCGCGCCCTACCTCTTCGAGGGCTGGGGCGACCCGCCGAACCCGGCCACGGTGATGAGCGCGACCGGCGTCAAGTGGTTCACCATGGCGTTCGTGCTCGACTCCGGTGGCTGCAACCCGACATGGGACGGCAGCCGGCCGCTGACCGGCGGCGTCGACCAGACGGCCATCAACCAGATCCGCTCCGCGGGCGGGGACATCGTGCCCTCGTTCGGCGGCTGGCAGGGAAGCAAGCTCGGCGCCAACTGCTCCTCGGCGAGCGCGCTCACCGGCGCGCTGCAGAAGGTGATCGACGCCTACGGCCTCAAGGCCATCGACATGGACATCGAGAACACGGACGAGTTCGAGAACGAGGCCGTCCAGGCGAAGATCCTGACCGCGCTGAAGACCGTCAAGGCGAACAACCCCGGTCTGCGGACGATCGTCACCTTCGGCACCTCGACGACCGGTCCGACGTACTACGGCAACCGGCTCATCGAACAGGCGCAGTCGCTGAACGCCAACATCGACGTCTTCACCATCATGCCGTTCGACTTCGGCGGCGGCTCCGACATGTACGGCAACACCGTCAACGCCACCGAGGGGCTGAAGGCCAAGCTGAAGTCGACCTTCGGCTGGGACGACGCCACCACGTACTCCCACATCGGCATCTCCGGCATGAACGGTCTGTCGGACCAGCAGGAGACGACGACACCGGCCATCTGGACGTCGATCCGTGACTGGGCGAACTCGCACCACATCGCCCGGCTCGCCTACTGGGCGGTCAACCGCGACCGGTCCTGCCCCGGAGGCGGCGTGGTGAGCAACTGCTCCGGCATCAGCCAGAGCACCTGGCAGTTCACCTCCATCACCGCCGGGTTCACCGGCTGA
- a CDS encoding alpha-mannosidase: MHDERRRIEERVQRVHDQRIKPAVHAASVPFEVEAWQAPGEPVPFEEAAAAPYEPFAMGTPWGPPWGTTWFRMRGTVPEDWAGRRVEAVFDLGFVGDWPGNQAEALVHLPDGVPLKAVNPQNQYVPIARPAAGGEHVDYLVEAASNPDILANDFAGPTPLGDRLTAGSAPLYTFRRADIAVLDEDVWHLDLDVQVLRELMLELGEADPRRHEIMIALDRALDALDLDDVSGTAGAARAVLAPTLARPAHASAHTLSAVGHAHIDSAWLWPIRETKRKTARTFSNVTALAEEYRELVFACSQAQQYEWVRDNHPHVWERIKKAVADGNWAPVGGMWVEADGNLPGGEALARQLVHGKRFFIEHFGVETRGVWLPDSFGYNAAFPQLAKLAGNDWFLTQKLSWNQTNKLPHHSFWWEGLDGTRIFTHFPPVDTYNVEFSGQEMAHAVRNYQDKGHGSTSLAPFGHGDGGGGPTREMMERARRLANLEGSAKVRVEHPDAFFATAREEIPADQVWSGELYLELHRATYTSQARTKQGNRRSEHLLREAELWATTAALRAPAYSYPYEELDRLWKTVLLHQFHDILPGSSIAWVHREAEAEYARVARELEAITQEAVTALGDGGARVFNAGPVDRAEVVRTPAGVPAYAEVPANGSAPLGTDGPARPVTVDGRVLDNGLVRVELAEDGTLASVRDLVADREVLAGKGNLLRLHSDLPNHWDAWDIDKHYRNRYTDLLDTESVTVVEDGPLLGAVRVERAFGKGSRIVQTITVRAGSRRIDVETEIDWHEAEKILKAAFPVDLRAAHSSAEIQFGHVQRPTHTNTSWESARFEVYGHRWVHIGEPGYGVAVINDSTYGHDVSRTVREDGGTTTTVRLSLVRAPRVPDPDADQGRHRFTYALLPGASIEDAVAEGYALNLPLRVADSAGCAVPVVSVDGDGVTVEAVKLADDTSGDVVVRLYESRGGRATGTLRTGFPLAGARVTDLLERPLSEADTDGDAVAVSLRPFEVRTLRLAVRRD, encoded by the coding sequence ATGCACGACGAACGCCGCCGGATCGAGGAGCGCGTCCAGCGCGTCCACGACCAGCGCATCAAGCCCGCCGTCCACGCCGCCTCCGTACCTTTCGAGGTCGAGGCCTGGCAGGCGCCCGGTGAACCGGTGCCCTTCGAGGAGGCCGCCGCGGCGCCGTACGAGCCCTTCGCGATGGGCACCCCCTGGGGGCCGCCGTGGGGCACCACCTGGTTCCGGATGCGCGGGACCGTCCCGGAGGACTGGGCGGGCAGACGCGTCGAGGCCGTCTTCGACCTGGGCTTCGTGGGGGACTGGCCCGGCAACCAGGCGGAGGCGCTGGTCCACCTCCCCGACGGAGTGCCGCTGAAGGCGGTCAACCCGCAGAACCAGTACGTGCCGATCGCCCGTCCGGCGGCGGGCGGGGAACACGTCGACTACCTCGTCGAGGCGGCCTCCAACCCGGACATCCTGGCGAACGACTTCGCGGGCCCGACCCCGCTCGGGGACCGGCTGACAGCCGGCTCCGCACCGCTCTACACCTTCAGGCGCGCGGACATCGCCGTCCTCGACGAGGACGTCTGGCACCTCGACCTCGACGTCCAGGTGCTGCGCGAGCTGATGCTGGAGCTCGGCGAGGCCGACCCGCGCCGCCACGAGATCATGATCGCGCTCGACCGGGCGCTGGACGCGCTGGACCTGGACGACGTCTCCGGGACCGCCGGCGCGGCACGCGCCGTACTGGCGCCCACGCTGGCCAGGCCCGCGCACGCCAGCGCCCACACCCTCTCCGCCGTGGGCCACGCGCACATCGACTCCGCCTGGCTCTGGCCGATCCGCGAGACCAAGCGCAAGACCGCCCGCACCTTCTCGAACGTGACCGCGCTCGCCGAGGAGTACCGGGAACTGGTCTTCGCCTGCTCACAGGCCCAGCAGTACGAGTGGGTCCGCGACAACCACCCGCACGTGTGGGAGCGCATCAAGAAGGCGGTCGCCGACGGGAACTGGGCGCCGGTCGGCGGCATGTGGGTCGAGGCCGACGGCAACCTGCCCGGCGGCGAGGCGCTGGCCCGCCAACTCGTCCACGGCAAGCGGTTCTTCATCGAGCACTTCGGCGTCGAGACCAGGGGCGTGTGGCTGCCGGACTCCTTCGGCTACAACGCGGCCTTCCCGCAGCTCGCCAAACTCGCGGGCAACGACTGGTTCCTGACCCAGAAGCTCTCCTGGAACCAGACCAACAAGCTGCCCCACCACAGCTTCTGGTGGGAAGGCCTCGACGGCACCCGCATCTTCACGCACTTCCCGCCCGTCGACACCTACAACGTGGAGTTCTCCGGCCAGGAGATGGCGCACGCCGTCCGCAACTACCAAGACAAGGGCCACGGTTCGACGTCCCTTGCCCCCTTCGGTCATGGCGACGGCGGTGGCGGCCCCACCCGCGAGATGATGGAGCGGGCCCGCCGGCTGGCGAACCTGGAGGGTTCGGCGAAGGTACGCGTCGAGCACCCGGACGCCTTCTTCGCCACCGCGCGCGAGGAGATCCCGGCGGACCAGGTCTGGTCGGGCGAGCTCTACCTGGAACTGCACCGCGCCACCTACACCTCGCAGGCCCGCACAAAACAGGGCAACCGGCGCAGCGAACACCTGCTGCGCGAGGCCGAGTTGTGGGCGACCACGGCCGCGCTGCGGGCTCCGGCGTACTCCTACCCGTACGAGGAGCTCGACCGGCTCTGGAAGACGGTCCTGCTCCACCAGTTCCATGACATCCTGCCCGGCTCCTCCATCGCCTGGGTGCACCGCGAGGCCGAGGCGGAGTACGCGAGGGTGGCGCGGGAACTGGAGGCGATCACACAGGAGGCCGTGACCGCGCTGGGCGACGGAGGGGCCCGTGTGTTCAACGCCGGCCCGGTCGACCGCGCCGAGGTGGTGCGTACCCCCGCGGGCGTCCCGGCGTACGCCGAGGTCCCGGCGAACGGGAGCGCGCCGCTCGGCACGGACGGGCCCGCGCGTCCGGTGACCGTCGACGGCCGTGTCCTCGACAACGGTCTGGTCCGCGTCGAACTGGCCGAGGACGGCACCCTCGCCTCCGTACGGGACCTGGTGGCCGACCGCGAGGTCCTCGCCGGCAAGGGGAACCTCCTGCGCCTGCACAGCGACCTCCCGAACCACTGGGACGCCTGGGACATCGACAAGCACTACCGCAACCGCTACACCGACCTCCTCGACACCGAGTCCGTGACCGTCGTCGAGGACGGACCGCTGCTGGGCGCCGTGCGGGTGGAACGCGCCTTCGGCAAGGGCTCGCGGATCGTGCAGACGATCACCGTGCGGGCGGGCAGCCGCCGGATCGACGTCGAGACCGAGATCGACTGGCACGAGGCCGAGAAGATCCTCAAGGCCGCCTTCCCGGTGGACCTCCGGGCCGCGCACTCCTCCGCGGAGATCCAGTTCGGCCACGTCCAGCGCCCCACCCACACCAACACCAGCTGGGAGTCGGCGCGTTTCGAGGTCTACGGCCACCGCTGGGTGCACATCGGCGAGCCCGGCTACGGCGTCGCCGTCATCAACGACTCGACGTACGGCCACGACGTCTCGCGCACGGTCCGCGAGGACGGCGGTACGACGACCACCGTCCGGCTCTCGCTGGTGCGCGCCCCGCGGGTACCCGATCCCGACGCCGACCAGGGCAGGCACCGCTTCACCTACGCGCTGCTGCCGGGAGCGAGCATCGAGGACGCGGTCGCGGAGGGGTACGCGCTCAATCTGCCGCTGCGCGTGGCCGATTCGGCCGGCTGCGCGGTGCCCGTCGTCTCCGTCGACGGTGACGGTGTGACGGTCGAGGCGGTCAAGCTCGCCGACGACACCTCGGGTGACGTCGTCGTACGCCTCTACGAGTCACGCGGCGGCCGGGCCACCGGCACCCTGCGGACGGGCTTCCCGCTCGCGGGGGCGCGGGTGACCGACCTGCTGGAACGCCCGCTGAGCGAGGCGGACACGGACGGGGACGCGGTGGCGGTGTCCCTGCGGCCGTTCGAGGTGCGGACGCTGCGGCTGGCCGTGCGGAGGGACTGA
- a CDS encoding 6-phospho-beta-glucosidase gives MKLTILGGGGFRVPLVYGALLGDRAEGRVTRVVLHDVDAGRLTAVARVLGEQAAGDPDAPEVSFTTDLDDALRGADFVFSAIRVGGLEGRAADERVALDEGVLGQETVGAGGIAYGLRTVPVAVDIARRVARIAPDAWVINFTNPAGLVTEAMSRHLGDRVIGICDSPVGLGRRIATVLGANPREAFIDYVGLNHLGWVRGLRVEGRDELPRLLADPGLLGSFEEGKLFGADWLQSLGAVPNEYLHYYYFNRETVRAYQRAEKTRGAFLRDQQGRFYEEMKRPDTAALTAWDRTRAEREATYMAENRDAAGAGERAADDLSGGYEKVALALMRAIARDERTTLILNVRNRGTLAVLDTDAVIEVPCLVDANGAHPVSVAPLPDHATGLVCSVKAVEREVLSAAGSGSRSTAVKAFALHPLVDSVNVARRLVDGYTSVHPGLAYLK, from the coding sequence GTGAAGCTGACGATTCTGGGTGGCGGCGGGTTCCGGGTGCCGCTCGTGTACGGGGCACTCCTCGGGGACCGCGCCGAGGGCCGCGTCACCCGTGTCGTCCTGCACGACGTGGACGCGGGGCGGCTGACAGCCGTCGCCCGCGTCCTGGGCGAGCAGGCCGCGGGGGACCCCGACGCTCCCGAGGTGTCCTTCACCACCGATCTCGACGACGCCCTGCGCGGCGCCGACTTCGTCTTCTCGGCGATCCGGGTCGGCGGCCTGGAAGGCCGGGCGGCGGACGAGCGGGTCGCCCTCGACGAGGGTGTCCTCGGCCAGGAGACGGTCGGCGCCGGCGGCATCGCGTACGGCCTGCGCACCGTACCGGTCGCCGTCGACATCGCCCGCCGGGTGGCCCGGATCGCCCCCGACGCCTGGGTCATCAACTTCACCAACCCGGCCGGTCTGGTCACCGAGGCCATGTCCCGCCACCTCGGCGACCGCGTGATCGGCATCTGCGACTCGCCCGTCGGCCTCGGCCGCCGGATCGCCACCGTCCTCGGCGCGAACCCCCGCGAGGCCTTCATCGACTACGTCGGACTCAACCACCTCGGCTGGGTACGCGGGCTGCGCGTCGAGGGCAGGGACGAGCTGCCGCGACTGCTCGCCGACCCCGGACTGCTCGGCTCCTTCGAGGAGGGCAAGCTCTTCGGCGCCGACTGGCTCCAGTCGCTGGGCGCCGTCCCGAACGAGTACCTGCACTACTACTACTTCAACCGGGAGACCGTCCGCGCCTACCAGCGGGCGGAGAAGACGCGCGGCGCGTTCCTGCGCGACCAGCAGGGCCGGTTCTACGAGGAGATGAAACGGCCGGACACCGCCGCGCTCACCGCATGGGACCGCACCCGCGCCGAACGCGAGGCCACCTACATGGCCGAGAACCGGGACGCGGCCGGCGCGGGTGAGCGCGCCGCCGACGACCTCTCCGGCGGGTACGAGAAGGTGGCGCTCGCGCTGATGCGGGCCATCGCCCGCGACGAGCGGACCACCCTGATCCTGAACGTCCGCAACCGCGGCACCCTCGCGGTGCTCGACACGGACGCGGTCATCGAGGTGCCCTGCCTCGTCGACGCCAACGGCGCGCACCCCGTCTCGGTCGCCCCGCTGCCCGATCACGCCACCGGACTGGTCTGCTCGGTCAAGGCGGTCGAACGCGAGGTGCTGTCCGCGGCCGGGTCCGGCTCCCGCTCGACCGCCGTCAAGGCCTTCGCCCTGCACCCGCTGGTGGACTCGGTGAACGTGGCCCGGCGACTGGTCGACGGATACACCTCGGTCCACCCCGGCCTGGCGTACCTCAAGTAG
- a CDS encoding DeoR/GlpR family DNA-binding transcription regulator has translation MLAERRHQLILRALRSGGPAAVTDLSEQLGVSPATVRRDLLRLEEEGLLTRVHGGAVVDEGDQPFAEVAEVRVAEKDAIAARAASMVQDGQSVLLDIGTTAYRLARQLHDRRITVITSNLVVYEELVDDENIELVLLGGMVRREYRSLVGFLTEDNLRQLHADWLFLGTSGVRPGGQVMDTTVVEVPVKRAMIQAGDKVVLLADRAKFPGTGMARVCGPEELDVVVTNGPPDPATRSSLEEAGVQVVVTGKAETA, from the coding sequence GTGCTGGCAGAGCGACGACATCAACTCATCCTGCGGGCCCTGCGCTCCGGCGGGCCCGCGGCCGTGACCGATCTCTCCGAACAGCTGGGCGTGAGCCCGGCCACGGTCCGCCGTGACCTGCTGAGACTCGAGGAGGAAGGCCTGCTCACGCGGGTGCACGGCGGCGCGGTCGTCGACGAGGGCGACCAGCCCTTCGCCGAGGTCGCCGAGGTCCGGGTGGCCGAGAAGGACGCCATCGCGGCGCGCGCCGCGTCGATGGTCCAGGACGGCCAGTCCGTCCTGCTGGACATCGGCACCACCGCGTACCGGCTGGCCCGGCAGCTCCACGACCGCCGCATCACCGTGATCACCAGCAACCTGGTGGTCTACGAGGAACTCGTGGACGACGAGAACATAGAGCTGGTCCTGCTCGGCGGCATGGTCCGCCGCGAGTACCGCTCCCTGGTCGGCTTCCTCACCGAGGACAACCTGCGGCAACTGCACGCCGACTGGCTCTTCCTCGGCACCAGCGGGGTACGTCCGGGCGGACAGGTCATGGACACCACCGTGGTCGAGGTACCGGTCAAGCGCGCCATGATCCAGGCCGGTGACAAGGTCGTCCTGCTCGCCGACCGCGCGAAGTTCCCGGGTACGGGAATGGCGCGGGTCTGCGGGCCCGAGGAGCTGGACGTGGTGGTGACGAACGGTCCGCCGGACCCGGCGACGCGGTCCTCGTTGGAAGAAGCGGGCGTGCAAGTGGTCGTGACGGGAAAGGCGGAGACGGCGTGA
- a CDS encoding carbohydrate kinase family protein — protein sequence MGDERPDVLLTGLLFYDLVLTGLGKPPTPGEEIWTEGMGVSPGGIANLAVAASRYGLRTSLATVFGDDHHGAYCREVLAGQEGVDLSLSRTADGWHTPVTVSLAHGDDRALVTHGQEPPYSQDELMGDPPAARTALVHLEAEPRAWLDKAAAHGTRIYADVGWDPTQRWSRDLLDQLSLCHAFLPNEAEAMAYTRTGSAVAALGELAELVPVAVVTRGGDGALAVDQTTGEYADVPALDIEVLDATGAGDVFGASFVAASLGGWPLEERLRFAVLAAGLSVRRHGGALAAPGWYGIHRWWRSLRDPGLRRTYGFLADRVPADPGPPVHHAPVAPPDTTRRPSTPR from the coding sequence GTGGGTGACGAACGGCCCGATGTCCTGCTGACCGGGCTGCTCTTCTACGACCTCGTCCTGACCGGACTGGGGAAGCCGCCGACCCCCGGCGAGGAGATCTGGACCGAGGGCATGGGCGTGAGCCCGGGCGGCATCGCCAACCTGGCCGTGGCGGCGTCCCGTTACGGTCTGCGCACCTCCCTGGCCACGGTCTTCGGCGACGACCACCACGGGGCGTACTGCCGCGAGGTGCTCGCCGGACAGGAGGGCGTCGACCTCTCCCTGTCCCGCACCGCGGACGGCTGGCACACCCCGGTCACCGTCTCGCTGGCCCACGGCGACGACCGGGCGCTGGTCACCCACGGCCAGGAACCGCCGTACTCTCAGGACGAGTTGATGGGCGACCCGCCGGCCGCGCGCACCGCCCTCGTGCACCTCGAGGCCGAGCCCCGCGCCTGGCTCGACAAGGCGGCCGCCCACGGCACCCGGATCTACGCGGACGTCGGCTGGGACCCCACCCAGCGGTGGTCGCGCGACCTGCTGGACCAGCTCTCCCTGTGCCACGCCTTCCTCCCGAACGAGGCCGAGGCGATGGCGTACACACGCACCGGGAGCGCGGTCGCGGCGCTCGGTGAACTGGCCGAACTGGTACCGGTCGCCGTGGTGACCCGCGGCGGCGACGGCGCGCTGGCGGTCGACCAGACGACGGGCGAGTACGCGGACGTCCCGGCCCTCGACATCGAAGTCCTGGACGCGACGGGGGCCGGGGACGTCTTCGGCGCGAGCTTCGTCGCCGCCTCGCTCGGCGGCTGGCCGCTGGAGGAACGGCTGCGCTTCGCGGTACTGGCCGCCGGACTCTCGGTGCGGCGGCACGGCGGCGCCCTCGCCGCGCCCGGCTGGTACGGCATCCACCGCTGGTGGCGGTCGCTGCGGGATCCCGGTCTGCGCCGTACGTACGGCTTCCTGGCCGACCGCGTCCCGGCGGACCCCGGCCCGCCCGTCCACCACGCACCGGTGGCTCCTCCCGACACCACACGCCGGCCGAGCACCCCCCGATGA
- a CDS encoding ABC transporter substrate-binding protein has product MRLSRRGLLRAGLAGAAATSLGGLTTGCGVPTGSTGRDMVLWYWSGGLSPKVVQDAGARYAGAVDLQAIQIGGYYRSKLLTTLTGRAHIPDIAGLKGEDMASYLPNSDQFVDLRTLGADRLKDRYLGWKWDQAIAEDGSMVGFPIDCGPVAHYYQPAVFEKAGLPYEPADVSRELATWDQFFAAGEQLRKRVPGSFILTDALSVLSISVNQSTKRFVDRDRHFIGDQEHVRTAWDRAVEATHRGLVSKIVNGTPDNTSATERGLLPSQLNASWAAGDIKLNVPRTKGKWRVANCPGGPSNIGGSFLAITKACREPEKAFEMITWMLDAGNQAQGFVDSVLFPSTPASYAMRQLREPDPFFGDQITMDVFGPAAREIPVAFNSPYDVALSTPINDEMRNFYVLGKNPEKAWRDAMSKCRRIADHLGVSH; this is encoded by the coding sequence GTGCGGCTCTCACGAAGGGGCCTGCTCCGCGCGGGCCTGGCCGGAGCGGCCGCCACGTCGCTCGGCGGCCTGACGACCGGCTGCGGCGTCCCGACCGGCTCGACCGGACGGGACATGGTGCTCTGGTACTGGAGCGGCGGGCTGAGCCCGAAGGTCGTCCAGGACGCCGGGGCCCGCTACGCCGGCGCGGTGGACCTCCAGGCCATCCAGATCGGCGGCTACTACCGCTCGAAGCTGCTGACGACCCTGACCGGGCGCGCCCACATACCGGACATCGCCGGCCTCAAGGGCGAGGACATGGCCTCGTACCTGCCCAACTCCGACCAGTTCGTGGACCTGCGGACGCTGGGCGCCGACAGGCTCAAGGACCGGTACCTGGGCTGGAAATGGGATCAGGCCATCGCCGAGGACGGCTCGATGGTGGGCTTCCCCATCGACTGCGGCCCGGTCGCCCACTACTACCAGCCGGCCGTCTTCGAGAAGGCAGGACTACCCTACGAACCGGCCGACGTCTCCCGGGAACTGGCCACCTGGGACCAGTTCTTCGCGGCCGGCGAGCAGCTCAGGAAGCGCGTCCCGGGCTCCTTCATCCTGACCGACGCGCTGAGCGTCCTCAGCATCTCGGTCAACCAGTCGACCAAGCGGTTCGTCGACAGGGACCGGCACTTCATCGGTGACCAGGAGCACGTGCGCACGGCCTGGGACCGTGCCGTCGAGGCCACCCACCGCGGTCTGGTCTCGAAGATCGTCAACGGGACGCCGGACAACACCTCCGCCACCGAGCGGGGTCTGCTGCCCAGCCAGCTCAACGCCTCCTGGGCGGCCGGCGACATCAAGCTCAACGTGCCGAGGACCAAGGGGAAATGGCGGGTCGCGAACTGTCCCGGCGGACCGTCCAACATCGGGGGCTCGTTCCTGGCGATCACGAAGGCGTGCCGGGAACCGGAGAAGGCCTTCGAGATGATCACCTGGATGCTCGACGCCGGCAACCAGGCCCAGGGGTTCGTCGACTCCGTCCTGTTCCCCTCGACCCCCGCCTCGTACGCCATGAGGCAGTTGCGCGAACCCGATCCGTTCTTCGGTGACCAGATAACCATGGACGTCTTCGGCCCGGCGGCGCGGGAGATCCCGGTCGCCTTCAACAGCCCGTACGACGTCGCGCTCAGCACGCCGATCAACGACGAGATGCGCAACTTCTACGTCCTCGGCAAGAACCCGGAGAAGGCCTGGAGGGACGCCATGAGCAAGTGCCGGCGCATCGCGGACCACCTGGGGGTGAGCCACTGA